Proteins from a single region of Manis javanica isolate MJ-LG chromosome 5, MJ_LKY, whole genome shotgun sequence:
- the LOC140849608 gene encoding uncharacterized protein, whose protein sequence is MTSLYLLTLLLTLETPTQGVLRWGILSAFPKPMPVHFNAAVFPRFFTTNSSMNLPYLVKDTLVAPLGENRSFVTNGSLCFTTQNLAGCISLKRRKYGWFSDIILEASSLPVMSAKFEGPNKEGSPSYKNMTIHQMVLWINGTFVHSPRNNSTDRPRQPKYASHCVGDYEGELWPWTDCQSTVVTWATERQEFTISPDMEGRPANEAWWPVKVLEGEFRQQLSMNPFHKWMLCGVNGSCTDLSPFSALQGGGIGVKNITFWCENNHMRAHWNMIMTHNNENYTCSAKSGPESPNSLFPPSPVCVYPPFLFILSNSSFDSCSNETCFLSQCWDARNFTNALVVRIPRWVPVPVDAPNTMTLFRERRDFGVTAAIVLLISATAVAATAAGIALDTSIKSATELNNLAASVASALDQQSTLDGKLKGGIMILNQRIDLVEEQIEVLWQMAQLGCERKYRALCITSIQYKNFTRAANLSRDLSQYLSGNWSQDFDGTLEELRREIIHINSTRLDISVAEGLSSWFLRALSHVKEWAGMAGMGVFLLGGLMLLLWLLCRLRNQHKQDKVILAQALMAIDVGASPQVWLNMLKKEARL, encoded by the coding sequence atgacttcgctgtacctcctgaccctgctcctgacactggagaccccgactcagggagtattgagatggggaatcctgtctgcctttcctaagcctatgcctgtccatttcaatgcagccgtttttccccgctttttcaccaccaactctagtatgaacttgccctacctagttaaagacaccctagtagctcccctgggagaaaaccgatccttcgtaactaatgggtcattatgcttcaccactcagaatctagctggctgtatctccctgaaacggaggaaatacggatggttcagtgacataattctagaggccagtagcctccccgttatgtcagctaaatttgaagggcctaataaggaagggagcccgtcctataagaacatgactatccaccagatggttctctggatcaatggcacatttgtacactctcccaggaacaattccaccgacaggcctcgtcaacccaaatatgcctcccattgtgtgggcgactatgagggagagctgtggccctggactgactgtcagtcaactgtagtaacgtgggcaactgagaggcaggagtttaccatctccccagatatggaaggacggccagccaatgaggcttggtggccagtaaaggtgctcgaaggcgagtttcgtcagcagctgagcatgaaccccttccataaatggatgctgtgtggagtcaatggctcgtgtaccgacctctcccccttttccgccctccagggtgggggaatcggtgtaaaaaatatcaccttttggtgcgagaataaccacatgcgcgcacactggaacatgatcatgacccataacaacgagaactacacatGTTcggcaaaatcaggtccagagtcacctaattccctttttccaccttctccagtatgcgtataccccccatttctgtttatcttatccaatagtagctttgactcctgctccaatgaaacctgctttctgtctcagtgttgggatgcgcgtaactttaccaatgctttggtagtccgcatcccccgttgggtccctgttcccgtagacgcccctaacaccatgactctgtttcgagaaaggcgcgatttcggtgttacagccgccatagtgctcctgatctccgcgaccgcggtcgcagccaccgccgctggtatagctttagacacctccatcaaatcggctacagagctcaataaccttgcagcctcagtagcttctgccctggaccaacagtccacacttgatggcaaactgaaaggaggaataatgatcctcaatcaacgcatagatctcgtggaggaacaaatagaggtgctctggcaaatggcccaattgggatgtgagcggaaatatcgtgccctctgcatcactagcattcaatataaaaattttacacgggcagctaatctgtcacgagacctgtcccagtatctttcaggaaactggtcccaagacttcgatgggacactagaagagctgcggcgagaaattatccacatcaactccacccgtctagatatctccgtagcggaaggactctcttcctggttcctcagagctctctcccacgtcaaggagtgggcgggcatggctgggatgggcgtgttcctgcttggaggtctcatgctcttactctggttgttatgcagactccgcaaccaacataagcaggacaaggtgatccttgctcaagccctaatggcgatagacgttggcgcctctccccaagtgtggctcaacatgcttaagaaggaagctcggctttag